The genomic DNA CTCGAACAGGCCGAACACCACGATGAGCGCCACGCCGCCGAGGAAGAGCGATGCCGAGAGCACGGCGGTGGCCGGCAGCTTCTTCTCGTGCGCATCCTCGACCGGCGGTTTGATCTGCCCTGCGGCGAGCCGGCGCTGGTACTCGGGGTCGTCGTCGAGGTCTTTGCCGTGCCGCAGCATCACCAGCGCGGCGAGGAAGAGCCCGATGACGGATGCGGGCCACATGATGATCAGCAGTTTGCCGAGATCGACGCCCTGCGGCGTGAGGAGCACCACCATCGACGCGGTCGCCGCCGACACTGGCGAGCAGAGGATGCCGACCTGCGAGGCGACCGCCGACACCGACAGCGCGCGCTCGGGGCGGATCTTCTGCTGGTACGACACGTCGTAGATGACGGGCAGCAGCGGATAGAAGATGTTGCCCGTGCCGGCGCCGACGGTGAAGAGGAACGACATGGCCGGCGCGAGGAACACCACCGACTTCGGTCTCGACCGGATCGCTTTCGCGGCGACCGACACCATCCAGTCGATGCCGCCCGCTGCCTGCATGACCGAGGCCGCGGTGACGACGGTGATGACGATGAACACCGCATCGACGGGCGGCGATCCCAGCGTGGTGCCCGGGAAGAGGAACACCAGCGCCGCGACGCCGACGAGACCCCAGACGCCGAGCCCGATGCCGCTCGTGCGCGTGCCCATGTAGATGGCCGCGACGACCACCAGGAGCTGGAGCAGGAGGATCCAGATGTTGTCGTTCACGAGCTCGGCCCCGCCGCGATCGGGCCGGCACCGGCGAGCACCTTCGCGGGCAGCTGCGTCTCGACGATCCTGCCGTCGACCGCTTCGACGCGCAGGGCGAGCGGATCCTCGACGGGACTGATCGCGGTGACCAACTCGATCGCGTCACCCGACCGCGTGAAGTGCAGCGACTGCAGGTTGCCGACGGCGTACCCCGTCGCGAGCTCGCCTTTCAGCAGCGCGTCGTGGAAGAGCGGTCGGCGCTGGTCCTCGGCGTCGTAGTGCGGGCAGAAGCTGCCGTGCAGGAATCCGAGGCCCTCGGGCAGCACCTGCAGCGTCGGCCCGTAGCTGTCGGTCGTGCCGCCTTCGAACCAGCAGATGCCGCCGGCCGACCCGCCGGTGAACACCACGTTCGACCCCGGGTCCTCCCACAGGTCGCGCATGATCTCGTCGAGGCCCTGCCGCTTCCACACGTCGAGCATGTTCGCGGTGTTGCCGCCGCCGACGTGGATGACGTCGAACCCCCGCACGAAGCCCGCGAGGTCGTCGACCGCCCGGTGGAACAGCGGCAGGTGGTGCGGCGCGCAGCGGTCGGAGTCGTAGGTC from Agromyces larvae includes the following:
- a CDS encoding anaerobic C4-dicarboxylate transporter family protein produces the protein MNDNIWILLLQLLVVVAAIYMGTRTSGIGLGVWGLVGVAALVFLFPGTTLGSPPVDAVFIVITVVTAASVMQAAGGIDWMVSVAAKAIRSRPKSVVFLAPAMSFLFTVGAGTGNIFYPLLPVIYDVSYQQKIRPERALSVSAVASQVGILCSPVSAATASMVVLLTPQGVDLGKLLIIMWPASVIGLFLAALVMLRHGKDLDDDPEYQRRLAAGQIKPPVEDAHEKKLPATAVLSASLFLGGVALIVVFGLFEGLRPVVGTDSDGDPERMAVSAIIEVIMGVIAALIFVFCKVKASDVPKQSTFPAGIVGAIALFGIAWLANTFVANNNDLIVDGLGSMVSGSSAFIGAVLFALALFLVAMLTTSQSSATNAIVPIGITIGLPASLLVGLWPAAMGIYTLPANGSQVATVAFDQTGTTRMGKFVVDHSFQLPNLVYIISAIVVGVILSFVIV
- a CDS encoding peptidase E; this encodes MAHVVATGAGKAMMERRTDPTHEYILRLTGKERPRVLFVGTATGDEAPYILSFYTTYDSDRCAPHHLPLFHRAVDDLAGFVRGFDVIHVGGGNTANMLDVWKRQGLDEIMRDLWEDPGSNVVFTGGSAGGICWFEGGTTDSYGPTLQVLPEGLGFLHGSFCPHYDAEDQRRPLFHDALLKGELATGYAVGNLQSLHFTRSGDAIELVTAISPVEDPLALRVEAVDGRIVETQLPAKVLAGAGPIAAGPSS